A genomic window from Pecten maximus chromosome 4, xPecMax1.1, whole genome shotgun sequence includes:
- the LOC117325215 gene encoding required for excision 1-B domain-containing protein-like yields MAAEERPEQEVSENENSCCPRELMKRFYLLQEERVQTYQLFEEGFKAYLNGSPNYNFNLYRQLVHEITDTFNKISQDIISIIHQLDTVHKRVPLANLLRKVQDAEQVKLENTAKLQMTRQNLVDHPTEEQHRIQDAQLKQSVKDLVEKLVDLMEEVKYESEDLYDDENGDKNVEEDIDNVQVER; encoded by the exons atggcTGCGGAAGAGAGACCGGAACAAGAGGTgtctgaaaatgaaaattcgTGTTGTCCACGAGAGCTGATGAAAAGATTCTATCTTCTGCAGGAGGAGAGAGTACAAACCTACCAGCTGTTCGAAGA agGATTCAAGGCTTACCTAAACGGATCGCCAAACTACAACTTCAACTTGTACAGACAACTGGTACACGAAATCACAGACACGTTCAACAAAATATCACAAGACATCATCTCAATTATACACCAACTTGATACTGTTCACAAACGAGTCCCCCTTGCTAACCTGCTCCGCAAGGTACAGGATGCTGAGCAGGTCAAACTGGAGAAT ACGGCCAAGCTACAGATGACGCGTCAGAACCTGGTAGATCATCCCACAGAGGAACAGCACAGAATCCAGGACGCTCAGCTTAAACAAAG TGTAAAAGACTTGGTGGAGAAACTGGTAGATTTAATGGAGGAAGTCAAGTACGAATCGGAAGACTTGTATGACGATGAGAATGGCGATAAGAATGTGGAGGAGGATATAGACAATGTACAGGTCGAGAGATGA